Proteins from a genomic interval of Diospyros lotus cultivar Yz01 chromosome 6, ASM1463336v1, whole genome shotgun sequence:
- the LOC127803215 gene encoding 14-3-3 protein 1-like gives MASESDNLTREQYVYMAKLADDVERYEEMIQFIEKLVIGCTAAGGDLTEEERNLLSIAYKNVVGPLRAAWRTISKIEQKEEGRKSDDRVVLVKDYRSKVESELSQACAGLFMLLDSHLIPSASSSVSKVFYLRMKGDYQRYLAELKVGAERKEAAEKTVLSYKAAQDVARADLHPAHPIRLELALNFSVFYYEILNAPEKACGIARQAFREATDRLDAAAIESFRDSPFYVQVLRDNVTRWTSDMPVS, from the exons ATGGCGAGTGAGTCCGACAACCTGACCAGAGAACAGTACGTGTACATGGCGAAGCTAGCCGACGACGTGGAGCGCTACGAAGAGATGATCCAGTTCATAGAGAAGCTCGTGATCGGCTGCACCGCCGCCGGAGGCGATCTGACCGAGGAGGAGCGGAATCTCCTATCCATCGCCTACAAGAACGTTGTCGGCCCCCTCCGCGCCGCCTGGCGGACCATCTCCAAGATCGAGCAGAAGGAAGAGGGCCGCAAGAGCGACGACCGCGTTGTCCTCGTCAAGGACTACAGATCCAAGGTCGAATCCGAGCTCTCGCAGGCCTGCGCCGGGCTTTTCATGCTCTTGGACTCGCATCTGATTCCCTCCGCCTCCTCGAGTGTGTCCAAGGTGTTTTACTTGCGGATGAAGGGGGATTACCAGCGGTACCTGGCGGAACTCAAGGTTGGGGCCGAGAGGAAGGAAGCTGCTGAGAAAACTGTGCTCTCCTACAAGGCTGCTCAg GATGTTGCTCGTGCCGATCTTCATCCAGCTCACCCTATTAGGTTGGAATTAGCTCTCAACTTCTCAGTTTTCTACTATGAGATTTTAAATGCACCGGAGAAAGCTTGTGGCATTGCTAGACAG GCCTTTAGGGAAGCTACTGATCGGCTGGACGCTGCGGCTATAGAGTCTTTCAGGGACAGCCCTTTTTACGTGCAAGTGCTGAGGGACAATGTCACCCGTTGGACCTCAGATATGCCGGTAAGTTGA
- the LOC127804172 gene encoding 14-3-3-like protein D translates to MAIVPENLTREQYVYMAKLAEQAERYEEMVQFMEKLVEGCTVAGARELTVEERNLLSVAYKNVIGSLRAAWRIVSSIEQKEEGRKNDDHVLLVKDYRSKVESELSLVCAGILKLLDSHLIPSASSSESQVFYLKMKGDYHRYLAEFKVGAERKEAAEETMLSYKAAQDIALADLPPTHPIRLGLALNYSVFYYEILNASEKACGMAKQAFEEAIAELDTLGEESYKDSTLIMQLLRDNLTLWTSDMQEQIDEA, encoded by the exons ATGGCGATTGTGCCGGAGAACCTGACCAGAGAGCAGTACGTGTACATGGCGAAGCTGGCAGAGCAAGCGGAGCGCTACGAGGAGATGGTCCAGTTCATGGAGAAGCTCGTAGAAGGCTGCACCGTCGCAGGCGCCCGCGAGCTCACCGTCGAGGAGCGCAACCTCCTCTCCGTCGCCTACAAGAACGTCATCGGCTCCCTCCGCGCCGCCTGGCGGATTGTGTCCTCGATCGAGCAGAAGGAGGAGGGCCGCAAGAACGACGACCACGTCCTCCTCGTCAAGGACTACAGATCCAAGGTCGAATCCGAGCTCTCCCTGGTCTGTGCCGGCATCCTCAAGCTCTTGGACTCGCATCTGATTCCCTCCGCTTCCTCCAGCGAGTCCCAGGTATTTTACTTGAAGATGAAGGGGGATTACCACCGCTACCTGGCGGAATTTAAGGTTGGGGCCGAAAGGAAGGAGGCTGCTGAGGAGACCATGCTCTCCTACAAGGCTGCCCAG GATATTGCTCTTGCTGATCTCCCTCCAACTCACCCTATTAGGTTGGGCTTAGCTCTCAACTACTCAGTTTTCTACTATGAGATTTTAAATGCATCAGAGAAAGCTTGTGGCATGGCTAAACAG GCCTTTGAGGAAGCCATTGCTGAGCTGGACACTTTGGGTGAGGAGTCTTACAAGGACAGTACCCTTATCATGCAACTGCTGAGGGACAATCTCACCCTCTGGACTTCAGATATGCAA GAACAAATAGATGAGGCTTGA